From the Kogia breviceps isolate mKogBre1 chromosome 3, mKogBre1 haplotype 1, whole genome shotgun sequence genome, one window contains:
- the EFS gene encoding embryonal Fyn-associated substrate isoform X7 → MAIATSQAQLARALYDNTAESPQELSFRRGDVLRVLQREGAGGLDGWCLCSLRGQRGIVPANRVKLLPTGPAPEPGLSQPPPAQPGSPHPAPEHGNEDQEVYVVPPPARPCPTSGPLAGPCPPSPDPIYKVPRGSGTQQAAPGDALEVYDVPPTALRVPSNGPYDSPASFSRPLAWVVPQSPGEDEAPYDVPLAPKPQSDLEPDLDWEGGREPGPPLYAAPSNLKRASALLNLYEAPEELLADGESGGTDEGIYDVPLLGPETPPSPEPLAASASSDLDALALLLARSPPPAHRPRLPSAESLSRRPLPALPVPEAPSPNPAPSPAPGRKGSIQDRPLPPPPPRLPGYGGPKVEGDPEIGEVEDRQEGHHNEYEGIPMAEEYDYVHLKGMDKAQGARPQDKASPGDPELLERGPPEQQEAPSPGETLVLPAGDLQLLHFYAGQCQGHYSTLQAAVAALMSSTRANQPPRLFVPHGKQVLRSHVMCQAQF, encoded by the exons ATGGCCATAGCCACGTCG CAGGCCCAGCTGGCCCGGGCACTGTACGATAACACCGCCGAGTCCCCCCAGGAGCTGTCCTTCCGCCGAGGGGACGTCCTACGGGTACTGCAGAGGGAAGGCGCTGGCGGGCTGGACGGCTGGTGCCTCTGCTCCCTGCGTGGCCAGCGGGGCATTGTGCCTGCCAACAGAGTGAAGCTCCTTCCCACCGGCCCGGCACCCGAGCCTGGCCTCTCCCAGCCGCCGCCAGCCCAGCCTGGCTCACCACATCCAGCCCCAGAGCATGGCAATGAGGACCAGGAG GTGTATGTGGTGCCACCCCCAGCTCGACCCTGTCCTACCTCGGGACCTCTGGCTGGACCCTGTCCACCCTCCCCTGATCCCATCTACAAGGTCCCCAGAGGCAGTGGGACCCAACAGGCTGCCCCTGGAGATGCCCTGGAG GTCTATGACGTACCCCCCACTGCCCTCCGAGTTCCCTCCAACGGCCCCTATGACTCCCCGGCCTCCTTCTCCCGCCCTCTGGCCTGGGTTGTCCCCCAGTCCCCTGGAGAAGATGAAGCTCCCTATGACGTGCCTCTGGCCCCGAAGCCACAGTCAGACCTGGAGCCAGATCTGGACTGGGAGGGGGGCCGGGAGCCAGGGCCCCCACTCTACGCTGCCCCCTCCAACCTGAAACGAGCATCCGCCCTGCTCAATCTGTACGAAGCACCAGAGGAACTGCTGGCAGACGGGGAAAGCGGGGGCACTGACGAGGGCATCTACGACGTCCCCCTGCTGGGGCCAGAGACACCCCCTTCTCCAGAGCCCCTGGCAGCCTCGGCTTCCAGTGACCTGGACGCCCTGGCCCTGCTTCTGGCCAGAAGCCCCCCACCCGCACACAGGCCCCGCTTGCCCTCAGCTGAGAGCCTGTCCCGCCGCcctctgccggccctgcctgtcCCGGAGGCCCCCAGCCCTAACCCGGCTCCCTCACCTGCTCCAGGCCGGAAGGGCAGCATCCAGGACcggcctctgcccccacccccaccccgcctgccGGGCTACGGGGGCCCCAAGGTCGAGGGGGATCCAGAGATCGGAGAGGTGGAGGACCGGCAAGAAGGACACCACAATGAGTATGAGGGCATCCCGATGGCCGAGGAGTATGACTACGTCCACCTGAAG GGCATGGATAAAGCTCAGGGAGCCAGGCCCCAGGATAAGGCCTCCCCAGGGGATCCTGAACTGCTGGAGAGGGGGCCACCAGAGCAGCAG GAGGCCCCATCCCCAGGGGAGACACTGGTTCTTCCCGCCGGAGATCTACAGCTCCTGCACTTCTACGCCGGGCAGTGCCAGGGCCACTACTCAACACTGCAGGCAGCCGTGGCGGCCCTGATGTCCAGCACCCGGGCCAACCAGCCCCCGCGCCTCTTCGTGCCCCACGGCAAGCAG GTTCTCCGCTCCCATGTGATGTGCCAGGCGCAGTTCTGA
- the EFS gene encoding embryonal Fyn-associated substrate isoform X2, with protein MAIATSQAQLARALYDNTAESPQELSFRRGDVLRVLQREGAGGLDGWCLCSLRGQRGIVPANRVKLLPTGPAPEPGLSQPPPAQPGSPHPAPEHGNEDQEVYVVPPPARPCPTSGPLAGPCPPSPDPIYKVPRGSGTQQAAPGDALEVYDVPPTALRVPSNGPYDSPASFSRPLAWVVPQSPGEDEAPYDVPLAPKPQSDLEPDLDWEGGREPGPPLYAAPSNLKRASALLNLYEAPEELLADGESGGTDEGIYDVPLLGPETPPSPEPLAASASSDLDALALLLARSPPPAHRPRLPSAESLSRRPLPALPVPEAPSPNPAPSPAPGRKGSIQDRPLPPPPPRLPGYGGPKVEGDPEIGEVEDRQEGHHNEYEGIPMAEEYDYVHLKEAPSPGETLVLPAGDLQLLHFYAGQCQGHYSTLQAAVAALMSSTRANQPPRLFVPHGKQVLVAAHRLVFVGDTLGRLAASTLLRAQVGAAGTALGQALRATVLAVKGAALGYPSGPAAQEMVQCVAELAGRALQFTTLLTSLAP; from the exons ATGGCCATAGCCACGTCG CAGGCCCAGCTGGCCCGGGCACTGTACGATAACACCGCCGAGTCCCCCCAGGAGCTGTCCTTCCGCCGAGGGGACGTCCTACGGGTACTGCAGAGGGAAGGCGCTGGCGGGCTGGACGGCTGGTGCCTCTGCTCCCTGCGTGGCCAGCGGGGCATTGTGCCTGCCAACAGAGTGAAGCTCCTTCCCACCGGCCCGGCACCCGAGCCTGGCCTCTCCCAGCCGCCGCCAGCCCAGCCTGGCTCACCACATCCAGCCCCAGAGCATGGCAATGAGGACCAGGAG GTGTATGTGGTGCCACCCCCAGCTCGACCCTGTCCTACCTCGGGACCTCTGGCTGGACCCTGTCCACCCTCCCCTGATCCCATCTACAAGGTCCCCAGAGGCAGTGGGACCCAACAGGCTGCCCCTGGAGATGCCCTGGAG GTCTATGACGTACCCCCCACTGCCCTCCGAGTTCCCTCCAACGGCCCCTATGACTCCCCGGCCTCCTTCTCCCGCCCTCTGGCCTGGGTTGTCCCCCAGTCCCCTGGAGAAGATGAAGCTCCCTATGACGTGCCTCTGGCCCCGAAGCCACAGTCAGACCTGGAGCCAGATCTGGACTGGGAGGGGGGCCGGGAGCCAGGGCCCCCACTCTACGCTGCCCCCTCCAACCTGAAACGAGCATCCGCCCTGCTCAATCTGTACGAAGCACCAGAGGAACTGCTGGCAGACGGGGAAAGCGGGGGCACTGACGAGGGCATCTACGACGTCCCCCTGCTGGGGCCAGAGACACCCCCTTCTCCAGAGCCCCTGGCAGCCTCGGCTTCCAGTGACCTGGACGCCCTGGCCCTGCTTCTGGCCAGAAGCCCCCCACCCGCACACAGGCCCCGCTTGCCCTCAGCTGAGAGCCTGTCCCGCCGCcctctgccggccctgcctgtcCCGGAGGCCCCCAGCCCTAACCCGGCTCCCTCACCTGCTCCAGGCCGGAAGGGCAGCATCCAGGACcggcctctgcccccacccccaccccgcctgccGGGCTACGGGGGCCCCAAGGTCGAGGGGGATCCAGAGATCGGAGAGGTGGAGGACCGGCAAGAAGGACACCACAATGAGTATGAGGGCATCCCGATGGCCGAGGAGTATGACTACGTCCACCTGAAG GAGGCCCCATCCCCAGGGGAGACACTGGTTCTTCCCGCCGGAGATCTACAGCTCCTGCACTTCTACGCCGGGCAGTGCCAGGGCCACTACTCAACACTGCAGGCAGCCGTGGCGGCCCTGATGTCCAGCACCCGGGCCAACCAGCCCCCGCGCCTCTTCGTGCCCCACGGCAAGCAGGTGCTGGTGGCTGCTCACCGCCTGGTGTTTGTTGGGGACACCCTGGGCCGCCTGGCAGCCTCCACCCTTCTGCGAGCGCAGGTCGGAGCTGCAGGCACAGCACTGGGCCAGGCATTGCGGGCCACGGTGCTGGCCGTCAAGGGGGCCGCCCTGGGCTACCCATCCGGCCCTGCGGCCCAAGAGATGGTGCAGTGTGTGGCGGAGCTGGCAGGGCGGGCCCTGCAATTTACCACCCTGCTCACCAGCCTGGCCCCCTGA
- the EFS gene encoding embryonal Fyn-associated substrate isoform X6 gives MAIATSQAQLARALYDNTAESPQELSFRRGDVLRVLQREGAGGLDGWCLCSLRGQRGIVPANRVKLLPTGPAPEPGLSQPPPAQPGSPHPAPEHGNEDQEVYVVPPPARPCPTSGPLAGPCPPSPDPIYKVPRGSGTQQAAPGDALEVYDVPPTALRVPSNGPYDSPASFSRPLAWVVPQSPGEDEAPYDVPLAPKPQSDLEPDLDWEGGREPGPPLYAAPSNLKRASALLNLYEAPEELLADGESGGTDEGIYDVPLLGPETPPSPEPLAASASSDLDALALLLARSPPPAHRPRLPSAESLSRRPLPALPVPEAPSPNPAPSPAPGRKGSIQDRPLPPPPPRLPGYGGPKVEGDPEIGEVEDRQEGHHNEYEGIPMAEEYDYVHLKGMDKAQGARPQDKASPGDPELLERGPPEQQEAPSPGETLVLPAGDLQLLHFYAGQCQGHYSTLQAAVAALMSSTRANQPPRLFVPHGKQVLVAAHRLVFVGDTLGRLAASTLLRAQVGAAGTALGQALRATVLAVKGAALGYPSGPAAQEMVQCVAELAGRALQFTTLLTSLAP, from the exons ATGGCCATAGCCACGTCG CAGGCCCAGCTGGCCCGGGCACTGTACGATAACACCGCCGAGTCCCCCCAGGAGCTGTCCTTCCGCCGAGGGGACGTCCTACGGGTACTGCAGAGGGAAGGCGCTGGCGGGCTGGACGGCTGGTGCCTCTGCTCCCTGCGTGGCCAGCGGGGCATTGTGCCTGCCAACAGAGTGAAGCTCCTTCCCACCGGCCCGGCACCCGAGCCTGGCCTCTCCCAGCCGCCGCCAGCCCAGCCTGGCTCACCACATCCAGCCCCAGAGCATGGCAATGAGGACCAGGAG GTGTATGTGGTGCCACCCCCAGCTCGACCCTGTCCTACCTCGGGACCTCTGGCTGGACCCTGTCCACCCTCCCCTGATCCCATCTACAAGGTCCCCAGAGGCAGTGGGACCCAACAGGCTGCCCCTGGAGATGCCCTGGAG GTCTATGACGTACCCCCCACTGCCCTCCGAGTTCCCTCCAACGGCCCCTATGACTCCCCGGCCTCCTTCTCCCGCCCTCTGGCCTGGGTTGTCCCCCAGTCCCCTGGAGAAGATGAAGCTCCCTATGACGTGCCTCTGGCCCCGAAGCCACAGTCAGACCTGGAGCCAGATCTGGACTGGGAGGGGGGCCGGGAGCCAGGGCCCCCACTCTACGCTGCCCCCTCCAACCTGAAACGAGCATCCGCCCTGCTCAATCTGTACGAAGCACCAGAGGAACTGCTGGCAGACGGGGAAAGCGGGGGCACTGACGAGGGCATCTACGACGTCCCCCTGCTGGGGCCAGAGACACCCCCTTCTCCAGAGCCCCTGGCAGCCTCGGCTTCCAGTGACCTGGACGCCCTGGCCCTGCTTCTGGCCAGAAGCCCCCCACCCGCACACAGGCCCCGCTTGCCCTCAGCTGAGAGCCTGTCCCGCCGCcctctgccggccctgcctgtcCCGGAGGCCCCCAGCCCTAACCCGGCTCCCTCACCTGCTCCAGGCCGGAAGGGCAGCATCCAGGACcggcctctgcccccacccccaccccgcctgccGGGCTACGGGGGCCCCAAGGTCGAGGGGGATCCAGAGATCGGAGAGGTGGAGGACCGGCAAGAAGGACACCACAATGAGTATGAGGGCATCCCGATGGCCGAGGAGTATGACTACGTCCACCTGAAG GGCATGGATAAAGCTCAGGGAGCCAGGCCCCAGGATAAGGCCTCCCCAGGGGATCCTGAACTGCTGGAGAGGGGGCCACCAGAGCAGCAG GAGGCCCCATCCCCAGGGGAGACACTGGTTCTTCCCGCCGGAGATCTACAGCTCCTGCACTTCTACGCCGGGCAGTGCCAGGGCCACTACTCAACACTGCAGGCAGCCGTGGCGGCCCTGATGTCCAGCACCCGGGCCAACCAGCCCCCGCGCCTCTTCGTGCCCCACGGCAAGCAGGTGCTGGTGGCTGCTCACCGCCTGGTGTTTGTTGGGGACACCCTGGGCCGCCTGGCAGCCTCCACCCTTCTGCGAGCGCAGGTCGGAGCTGCAGGCACAGCACTGGGCCAGGCATTGCGGGCCACGGTGCTGGCCGTCAAGGGGGCCGCCCTGGGCTACCCATCCGGCCCTGCGGCCCAAGAGATGGTGCAGTGTGTGGCGGAGCTGGCAGGGCGGGCCCTGCAATTTACCACCCTGCTCACCAGCCTGGCCCCCTGA
- the EFS gene encoding embryonal Fyn-associated substrate isoform X1: MAIATSAQLARALYDNTAESPQELSFRRGDVLRVLQREGAGGLDGWCLCSLRGQRGIVPANRVKLLPTGPAPEPGLSQPPPAQPGSPHPAPEHGNEDQEVYVVPPPARPCPTSGPLAGPCPPSPDPIYKVPRGSGTQQAAPGDALEVYDVPPTALRVPSNGPYDSPASFSRPLAWVVPQSPGEDEAPYDVPLAPKPQSDLEPDLDWEGGREPGPPLYAAPSNLKRASALLNLYEAPEELLADGESGGTDEGIYDVPLLGPETPPSPEPLAASASSDLDALALLLARSPPPAHRPRLPSAESLSRRPLPALPVPEAPSPNPAPSPAPGRKGSIQDRPLPPPPPRLPGYGGPKVEGDPEIGEVEDRQEGHHNEYEGIPMAEEYDYVHLKGMDKAQGARPQDKASPGDPELLERGPPEQQEAPSPGETLVLPAGDLQLLHFYAGQCQGHYSTLQAAVAALMSSTRANQPPRLFVPHGKQVLVAAHRLVFVGDTLGRLAASTLLRAQVGAAGTALGQALRATVLAVKGAALGYPSGPAAQEMVQCVAELAGRALQFTTLLTSLAP; encoded by the exons ATGGCCATAGCCACGTCG GCCCAGCTGGCCCGGGCACTGTACGATAACACCGCCGAGTCCCCCCAGGAGCTGTCCTTCCGCCGAGGGGACGTCCTACGGGTACTGCAGAGGGAAGGCGCTGGCGGGCTGGACGGCTGGTGCCTCTGCTCCCTGCGTGGCCAGCGGGGCATTGTGCCTGCCAACAGAGTGAAGCTCCTTCCCACCGGCCCGGCACCCGAGCCTGGCCTCTCCCAGCCGCCGCCAGCCCAGCCTGGCTCACCACATCCAGCCCCAGAGCATGGCAATGAGGACCAGGAG GTGTATGTGGTGCCACCCCCAGCTCGACCCTGTCCTACCTCGGGACCTCTGGCTGGACCCTGTCCACCCTCCCCTGATCCCATCTACAAGGTCCCCAGAGGCAGTGGGACCCAACAGGCTGCCCCTGGAGATGCCCTGGAG GTCTATGACGTACCCCCCACTGCCCTCCGAGTTCCCTCCAACGGCCCCTATGACTCCCCGGCCTCCTTCTCCCGCCCTCTGGCCTGGGTTGTCCCCCAGTCCCCTGGAGAAGATGAAGCTCCCTATGACGTGCCTCTGGCCCCGAAGCCACAGTCAGACCTGGAGCCAGATCTGGACTGGGAGGGGGGCCGGGAGCCAGGGCCCCCACTCTACGCTGCCCCCTCCAACCTGAAACGAGCATCCGCCCTGCTCAATCTGTACGAAGCACCAGAGGAACTGCTGGCAGACGGGGAAAGCGGGGGCACTGACGAGGGCATCTACGACGTCCCCCTGCTGGGGCCAGAGACACCCCCTTCTCCAGAGCCCCTGGCAGCCTCGGCTTCCAGTGACCTGGACGCCCTGGCCCTGCTTCTGGCCAGAAGCCCCCCACCCGCACACAGGCCCCGCTTGCCCTCAGCTGAGAGCCTGTCCCGCCGCcctctgccggccctgcctgtcCCGGAGGCCCCCAGCCCTAACCCGGCTCCCTCACCTGCTCCAGGCCGGAAGGGCAGCATCCAGGACcggcctctgcccccacccccaccccgcctgccGGGCTACGGGGGCCCCAAGGTCGAGGGGGATCCAGAGATCGGAGAGGTGGAGGACCGGCAAGAAGGACACCACAATGAGTATGAGGGCATCCCGATGGCCGAGGAGTATGACTACGTCCACCTGAAG GGCATGGATAAAGCTCAGGGAGCCAGGCCCCAGGATAAGGCCTCCCCAGGGGATCCTGAACTGCTGGAGAGGGGGCCACCAGAGCAGCAG GAGGCCCCATCCCCAGGGGAGACACTGGTTCTTCCCGCCGGAGATCTACAGCTCCTGCACTTCTACGCCGGGCAGTGCCAGGGCCACTACTCAACACTGCAGGCAGCCGTGGCGGCCCTGATGTCCAGCACCCGGGCCAACCAGCCCCCGCGCCTCTTCGTGCCCCACGGCAAGCAGGTGCTGGTGGCTGCTCACCGCCTGGTGTTTGTTGGGGACACCCTGGGCCGCCTGGCAGCCTCCACCCTTCTGCGAGCGCAGGTCGGAGCTGCAGGCACAGCACTGGGCCAGGCATTGCGGGCCACGGTGCTGGCCGTCAAGGGGGCCGCCCTGGGCTACCCATCCGGCCCTGCGGCCCAAGAGATGGTGCAGTGTGTGGCGGAGCTGGCAGGGCGGGCCCTGCAATTTACCACCCTGCTCACCAGCCTGGCCCCCTGA
- the EFS gene encoding embryonal Fyn-associated substrate isoform X3, translating into MAIATSAQLARALYDNTAESPQELSFRRGDVLRVLQREGAGGLDGWCLCSLRGQRGIVPANRVKLLPTGPAPEPGLSQPPPAQPGSPHPAPEHGNEDQEVYVVPPPARPCPTSGPLAGPCPPSPDPIYKVPRGSGTQQAAPGDALEVYDVPPTALRVPSNGPYDSPASFSRPLAWVVPQSPGEDEAPYDVPLAPKPQSDLEPDLDWEGGREPGPPLYAAPSNLKRASALLNLYEAPEELLADGESGGTDEGIYDVPLLGPETPPSPEPLAASASSDLDALALLLARSPPPAHRPRLPSAESLSRRPLPALPVPEAPSPNPAPSPAPGRKGSIQDRPLPPPPPRLPGYGGPKVEGDPEIGEVEDRQEGHHNEYEGIPMAEEYDYVHLKEAPSPGETLVLPAGDLQLLHFYAGQCQGHYSTLQAAVAALMSSTRANQPPRLFVPHGKQVLVAAHRLVFVGDTLGRLAASTLLRAQVGAAGTALGQALRATVLAVKGAALGYPSGPAAQEMVQCVAELAGRALQFTTLLTSLAP; encoded by the exons ATGGCCATAGCCACGTCG GCCCAGCTGGCCCGGGCACTGTACGATAACACCGCCGAGTCCCCCCAGGAGCTGTCCTTCCGCCGAGGGGACGTCCTACGGGTACTGCAGAGGGAAGGCGCTGGCGGGCTGGACGGCTGGTGCCTCTGCTCCCTGCGTGGCCAGCGGGGCATTGTGCCTGCCAACAGAGTGAAGCTCCTTCCCACCGGCCCGGCACCCGAGCCTGGCCTCTCCCAGCCGCCGCCAGCCCAGCCTGGCTCACCACATCCAGCCCCAGAGCATGGCAATGAGGACCAGGAG GTGTATGTGGTGCCACCCCCAGCTCGACCCTGTCCTACCTCGGGACCTCTGGCTGGACCCTGTCCACCCTCCCCTGATCCCATCTACAAGGTCCCCAGAGGCAGTGGGACCCAACAGGCTGCCCCTGGAGATGCCCTGGAG GTCTATGACGTACCCCCCACTGCCCTCCGAGTTCCCTCCAACGGCCCCTATGACTCCCCGGCCTCCTTCTCCCGCCCTCTGGCCTGGGTTGTCCCCCAGTCCCCTGGAGAAGATGAAGCTCCCTATGACGTGCCTCTGGCCCCGAAGCCACAGTCAGACCTGGAGCCAGATCTGGACTGGGAGGGGGGCCGGGAGCCAGGGCCCCCACTCTACGCTGCCCCCTCCAACCTGAAACGAGCATCCGCCCTGCTCAATCTGTACGAAGCACCAGAGGAACTGCTGGCAGACGGGGAAAGCGGGGGCACTGACGAGGGCATCTACGACGTCCCCCTGCTGGGGCCAGAGACACCCCCTTCTCCAGAGCCCCTGGCAGCCTCGGCTTCCAGTGACCTGGACGCCCTGGCCCTGCTTCTGGCCAGAAGCCCCCCACCCGCACACAGGCCCCGCTTGCCCTCAGCTGAGAGCCTGTCCCGCCGCcctctgccggccctgcctgtcCCGGAGGCCCCCAGCCCTAACCCGGCTCCCTCACCTGCTCCAGGCCGGAAGGGCAGCATCCAGGACcggcctctgcccccacccccaccccgcctgccGGGCTACGGGGGCCCCAAGGTCGAGGGGGATCCAGAGATCGGAGAGGTGGAGGACCGGCAAGAAGGACACCACAATGAGTATGAGGGCATCCCGATGGCCGAGGAGTATGACTACGTCCACCTGAAG GAGGCCCCATCCCCAGGGGAGACACTGGTTCTTCCCGCCGGAGATCTACAGCTCCTGCACTTCTACGCCGGGCAGTGCCAGGGCCACTACTCAACACTGCAGGCAGCCGTGGCGGCCCTGATGTCCAGCACCCGGGCCAACCAGCCCCCGCGCCTCTTCGTGCCCCACGGCAAGCAGGTGCTGGTGGCTGCTCACCGCCTGGTGTTTGTTGGGGACACCCTGGGCCGCCTGGCAGCCTCCACCCTTCTGCGAGCGCAGGTCGGAGCTGCAGGCACAGCACTGGGCCAGGCATTGCGGGCCACGGTGCTGGCCGTCAAGGGGGCCGCCCTGGGCTACCCATCCGGCCCTGCGGCCCAAGAGATGGTGCAGTGTGTGGCGGAGCTGGCAGGGCGGGCCCTGCAATTTACCACCCTGCTCACCAGCCTGGCCCCCTGA
- the EFS gene encoding embryonal Fyn-associated substrate isoform X5, protein MAIATSQAQLARALYDNTAESPQELSFRRGDVLRVLQREGAGGLDGWCLCSLRGQRGIVPANRVKLLPTGPAPEPGLSQPPPAQPGSPHPAPEHGNEDQEVYVVPPPARPCPTSGPLAGPCPPSPDPIYKVPRGSGTQQAAPGDALEVYDVPPTALRVPSNGPYDSPASFSRPLAWVVPQSPGEDEAPYDVPLAPKPQSDLEPDLDWEGGREPGPPLYAAPSNLKRASALLNLYEAPEELLADGESGGTDEGIYDVPLLGPETPPSPEPLAASASSDLDALALLLARSPPPAHRPRLPSAESLSRRPLPALPVPEAPSPNPAPSPAPGRKGSIQDRPLPPPPPRLPGYGGPKVEGDPEIGEVEDRQEGHHNEYEGIPMAEEYDYVHLKGMDKAQGARPQDKASPGDPELLERGPPEQQEAPSPGETLVLPAGDLQLLHFYAGQCQGHYSTLQAAVAALMSSTRANQPPRLFVPHGKQTQGTETEPHPLPPLGPGPPSSL, encoded by the exons ATGGCCATAGCCACGTCG CAGGCCCAGCTGGCCCGGGCACTGTACGATAACACCGCCGAGTCCCCCCAGGAGCTGTCCTTCCGCCGAGGGGACGTCCTACGGGTACTGCAGAGGGAAGGCGCTGGCGGGCTGGACGGCTGGTGCCTCTGCTCCCTGCGTGGCCAGCGGGGCATTGTGCCTGCCAACAGAGTGAAGCTCCTTCCCACCGGCCCGGCACCCGAGCCTGGCCTCTCCCAGCCGCCGCCAGCCCAGCCTGGCTCACCACATCCAGCCCCAGAGCATGGCAATGAGGACCAGGAG GTGTATGTGGTGCCACCCCCAGCTCGACCCTGTCCTACCTCGGGACCTCTGGCTGGACCCTGTCCACCCTCCCCTGATCCCATCTACAAGGTCCCCAGAGGCAGTGGGACCCAACAGGCTGCCCCTGGAGATGCCCTGGAG GTCTATGACGTACCCCCCACTGCCCTCCGAGTTCCCTCCAACGGCCCCTATGACTCCCCGGCCTCCTTCTCCCGCCCTCTGGCCTGGGTTGTCCCCCAGTCCCCTGGAGAAGATGAAGCTCCCTATGACGTGCCTCTGGCCCCGAAGCCACAGTCAGACCTGGAGCCAGATCTGGACTGGGAGGGGGGCCGGGAGCCAGGGCCCCCACTCTACGCTGCCCCCTCCAACCTGAAACGAGCATCCGCCCTGCTCAATCTGTACGAAGCACCAGAGGAACTGCTGGCAGACGGGGAAAGCGGGGGCACTGACGAGGGCATCTACGACGTCCCCCTGCTGGGGCCAGAGACACCCCCTTCTCCAGAGCCCCTGGCAGCCTCGGCTTCCAGTGACCTGGACGCCCTGGCCCTGCTTCTGGCCAGAAGCCCCCCACCCGCACACAGGCCCCGCTTGCCCTCAGCTGAGAGCCTGTCCCGCCGCcctctgccggccctgcctgtcCCGGAGGCCCCCAGCCCTAACCCGGCTCCCTCACCTGCTCCAGGCCGGAAGGGCAGCATCCAGGACcggcctctgcccccacccccaccccgcctgccGGGCTACGGGGGCCCCAAGGTCGAGGGGGATCCAGAGATCGGAGAGGTGGAGGACCGGCAAGAAGGACACCACAATGAGTATGAGGGCATCCCGATGGCCGAGGAGTATGACTACGTCCACCTGAAG GGCATGGATAAAGCTCAGGGAGCCAGGCCCCAGGATAAGGCCTCCCCAGGGGATCCTGAACTGCTGGAGAGGGGGCCACCAGAGCAGCAG GAGGCCCCATCCCCAGGGGAGACACTGGTTCTTCCCGCCGGAGATCTACAGCTCCTGCACTTCTACGCCGGGCAGTGCCAGGGCCACTACTCAACACTGCAGGCAGCCGTGGCGGCCCTGATGTCCAGCACCCGGGCCAACCAGCCCCCGCGCCTCTTCGTGCCCCACGGCAAGCAG ACCCAGGGAACAGAGACAGAGCCCCATCCTCTCCCTCCGCTGGGCCCTGgccccccttcctctctctga